The Meriones unguiculatus strain TT.TT164.6M chromosome 6, Bangor_MerUng_6.1, whole genome shotgun sequence genome has a window encoding:
- the Fsbp gene encoding fibrinogen silencer-binding protein — translation MVGKARSSNFTLSEKLDLLNLVKPYVKILEEHTNKNSVIVEKNRCWDVIAVNYNAIGVDRPPRTAQGLRSLYKRLKEYAKQELLQQKEAQSDFKSNISEPTKKVMEMIPQISSFCLIRDRSHTQSATLDEAAQAGTGPLQVTVDHRPVAITVEVKQEEDVKLSPPLFSNPQHNDTLEQREEQEFIHVMEGSLSPSLSSVDMRMTSSPSSIPRRDGIFHHDSGEHFRSLLRCDPQVLQMLKEEHQIILENQKNFGLYVQEKRDGLKRRQRLEEELLRAKIEVEQLKATRLRHDLPEYSSI, via the exons ATGGTAGGAAAGGCTAGATCTTCCAATTTTACCTTGTCTGAAAAGCTTGATTTGCTAAACCTTGTGAAGCCATATGTGAAAATTCTCGAAGAGCACACTAATAAAAATTCAGTAATAGTGGAAAAGAATAGATGTTGGGATGTCATAGCAGTTAACTATAATGCAATTGGAGTAGATCGCCCTCCTCGAACAGCTCAGGGCCTACGCAGCCTTTACAAAAGGCTCAAAGAATATGCCAAACAGGAGCTATTGCAGCAGAAGGAGGCCCAATCTGACTTTAAAAGCAATATTTCCGAGCCAACCAAGAAAGTTATGGAGATGATTCCCCAGATTTCCAGCTTTTGCCTGATAAGAGACAGGAGCCACACACAAAG TGCAACCTTGGATGAGGCTGCCCAAGCTGGAACCGGTCCTCTGCAGGTGACGGTGGATCACCGTCCTGTTGCTATTACTGTAGAGGTGAAGCAAGAAGAAGATGTTAAACTGTCTCCTCCATTGTTTTCAAATCCTCAACACAATGATACCTTAGAGCAAAGAGAAGAGCAGGAATTCATACATGTTATGGAAGGATCCCTGTCTCCATCACTTTCTTCTGTTGATATGAGAATGACATCATCTCCATCTTCTATTCCAAGGAGAGATGGTATTTTTCATCATGACAGTGGAGAACACTTTAGGTCTCTGCTGAGATGTGACCCTCAGGTCCTGCAAATGTTAAAAGAGGAACACCAGATAATTTTAGAAAATCAAAAGAATTTTGGATTGTATGTTCAGGAGAAGAGGGACGGATTGAAAAGAAGGCAGCGGCTAGAGGAGGAGCTGCTAAGAGCAAAGATTGAAGTAGAGCAGCTGAAAGCGACTCGCTTACGGCATGATCTGCCTGAGTATAGCAGTATCTAA